A region of Sulfuricella denitrificans skB26 DNA encodes the following proteins:
- the htpG gene encoding molecular chaperone HtpG: protein MTTVEAHKETLGFQTEVRQLLKLMIHSLYSNKEICLRELISNASDAADKLRFEALADDAMFEGDSSLKIRISQDKAARTITISDNGIGMSRQEVIEHIGTIAKSGTRQFFDALSGDQAKDANLIGQFGVGFYSAFIVADKVTLITRRAGLTAEHGVRWESAGEGDYTLETVEKAGRGTDVILHLREGEDDLLDSWRIKSIIKKYSDHITLPILMQKEEWDADKQENSITEEDETVNRASALWARPKSEVTAEEYEEFYKHVAHDFEAPLAYTHSKVEGKQEYTQLLYIPARAPFDLWDREVRHGIKLYVRRVFIMDDAEQLMPRYLRFVRGVIDSNDLPLNVSREILQHSKDIDSIRAGSVKKVLGLLDDLAENDKEKYAKFWGEFGKAIKEGVGEDHANKERIAKLLRFASTHADTAEQSVSFADYIGRMKEGQDKIYYVTADSFAAAKNSPHLEIFRKKGIEVLLLSERVDEWMLSHLTEFNGKTLQSVAKGELDLGKLEDEAEKQEQEKEAGEFKALIEQVKEVLGDKVKEVRITHRLTSSPACLVADAHDLGGNLARMLKSMGQEAPQTQPILEINPHHPLVQKLKGEAGSERFGDWSHILFDQALLAEGGQLDDPTAFVQRLNGLLLAMAGS from the coding sequence ATGACCACCGTAGAAGCACACAAGGAAACACTGGGTTTCCAGACAGAAGTCCGTCAGCTACTCAAGCTGATGATCCATTCACTCTACAGCAACAAGGAAATTTGCCTGCGCGAGCTGATTTCCAATGCCTCGGATGCTGCTGACAAGTTGCGCTTCGAGGCGCTCGCCGACGATGCAATGTTCGAAGGTGATTCGAGCCTGAAGATTCGCATCAGCCAGGACAAGGCGGCGCGCACCATCACCATTTCCGATAACGGTATTGGTATGTCGCGTCAGGAAGTGATCGAGCATATCGGCACCATCGCCAAATCCGGCACGCGCCAGTTCTTCGACGCGCTAAGCGGCGACCAGGCCAAGGATGCCAACCTGATCGGCCAGTTCGGCGTAGGCTTCTACTCCGCTTTTATCGTGGCCGACAAGGTTACGCTGATCACCCGACGTGCCGGGCTGACTGCCGAGCATGGCGTACGCTGGGAATCCGCCGGCGAGGGCGACTACACTCTGGAAACGGTGGAGAAGGCTGGTCGAGGCACCGATGTTATCCTGCATCTGCGCGAGGGTGAGGACGATCTGCTCGACAGCTGGCGCATCAAGAGCATCATCAAGAAGTATTCCGACCACATCACCCTGCCGATCCTGATGCAGAAGGAAGAATGGGATGCCGACAAGCAGGAAAACAGCATCACCGAAGAGGATGAAACGGTGAATCGCGCCAGTGCGTTGTGGGCAAGACCGAAGAGCGAAGTGACTGCCGAGGAATACGAAGAGTTCTACAAGCATGTGGCGCATGATTTTGAAGCGCCGCTGGCCTACACCCACAGCAAGGTCGAGGGCAAGCAGGAGTACACCCAGCTGCTCTACATCCCGGCACGCGCCCCGTTCGACCTGTGGGACCGTGAAGTACGTCATGGAATCAAGTTGTACGTGCGTCGGGTGTTTATCATGGATGACGCCGAACAGTTGATGCCGCGCTACCTGCGCTTCGTGCGCGGGGTGATCGACTCCAACGATCTGCCGCTCAACGTCTCGCGCGAGATCCTCCAGCACAGCAAGGATATCGACAGTATTCGCGCTGGATCGGTGAAGAAGGTGCTAGGCCTGCTTGACGACTTGGCTGAGAACGACAAGGAAAAGTACGCCAAATTCTGGGGCGAGTTCGGCAAGGCGATCAAGGAAGGCGTCGGCGAGGATCATGCCAACAAGGAGCGTATCGCCAAGCTGCTGCGCTTTGCTTCGACCCATGCCGATACTGCCGAGCAGAGTGTTTCTTTTGCCGACTATATCGGTCGCATGAAGGAGGGGCAGGACAAGATCTACTACGTTACCGCCGACAGCTTCGCCGCCGCGAAAAACAGCCCGCATCTGGAAATATTCCGGAAAAAAGGCATCGAAGTGCTGTTGCTTTCGGAGCGAGTGGACGAGTGGATGCTGTCGCACCTAACTGAGTTCAACGGCAAAACGCTGCAGTCGGTGGCGAAGGGCGAACTCGATCTGGGCAAGCTGGAAGACGAGGCCGAGAAGCAGGAGCAGGAAAAGGAAGCCGGTGAGTTCAAGGCGCTGATCGAGCAGGTCAAGGAAGTGCTCGGCGACAAGGTCAAGGAAGTGCGCATTACCCATCGCCTGACCAGTTCCCCGGCATGCCTGGTGGCCGATGCCCACGACCTGGGCGGAAATCTGGCCAGAATGCTGAAATCCATGGGGCAGGAAGCGCCTCAGACCCAGCCGATTCTGGAGATCAATCCACACCATCCGCTCGTGCAGAAGCTAAAGGGCGAGGCGGGAAGCGAACGCTTCGGAGACTGGAGTCACATTCTGTTCGACCAGGCTTTGCTGGCCGAAGGGGGGCAACTGGACGATCCTACTGCCTTCGTGCAGCGTCTTAACGGCCTGTTGCTGGCGATGGCGGGTAGTTAG
- a CDS encoding TIR domain-containing protein, protein MADYFGNSNMNGLLAAMMQPVRRKIFVSYHHGNDQAYYDGFSRFFHDQYEAVFDNSLDRGIDSDNAQYVMQRIRDKHITGTSCTVVLIGAQTHQRKYVDWEIKATLDKQHGLVGIVLPNHQKTNDGKIVVPERFHCNVCTRYASFEHWDNLTAQRLTQMVNAATNLSKALIDNPFDIKQRNG, encoded by the coding sequence ATGGCTGACTACTTCGGTAACTCCAACATGAACGGCCTGCTGGCTGCAATGATGCAGCCGGTGCGACGAAAAATATTTGTCAGTTATCACCATGGCAATGACCAAGCCTATTACGATGGGTTTTCGCGCTTCTTCCATGACCAATATGAGGCAGTGTTCGACAACTCGCTTGATCGTGGAATTGACAGCGATAATGCTCAATATGTTATGCAACGCATCCGGGATAAACACATTACGGGCACATCCTGCACGGTCGTGCTGATTGGAGCCCAGACGCACCAACGGAAGTATGTGGATTGGGAGATCAAGGCAACGCTGGATAAGCAGCACGGCTTAGTCGGCATCGTGTTGCCAAATCACCAGAAAACCAACGACGGCAAGATCGTTGTGCCTGAACGATTTCATTGCAATGTTTGCACCCGCTATGCGTCATTTGAGCATTGGGACAATCTGACCGCGCAGCGACTAACCCAGATGGTCAACGCTGCCACGAACTTGTCGAAAGCGCTGATCGACAATCCATTTGATATTAAGCAACGCAACGGGTGA
- a CDS encoding NAD(P)-binding domain-containing protein yields the protein MSELIYYLVPALLVLVSIKLHLRGVRKKSCAHAEILREAVETGLTEPPSLHPVVDLSICIGSGACVRACPEKALGVINGKGTLINPSHCIGHGACAPSCPVGAIKLVFGTAKRGMDIPQVTPEFETNVPGIFIAGELGGMGLIRNAIKQGTQAVGTIVKRPRSNAEFDLVIIGAGPAGISASLAAKEAGLRYVTVEQEDSLGGTTYHYPRNKLVMTAPMKLPLVGEIKVREVSKEELMEIWRGVLDKAQPNVRFSERMEEIIQEDDGFTVRTSKDRYRTGNILLAIGRRGTPRKLGAEGEDQPKVVYRLIEADQYRGQHVLVVGGGDSALEAALDISAEPDTTVTLCYRGKAFDRVKPKNRARLEEAVAGQRIQQIMETTVKKIEADKVILAKGDEAIELPNDAIIVCAGGELPTPMLKKIGIQVDARYGT from the coding sequence ATGTCAGAACTCATCTACTATCTGGTCCCGGCATTACTGGTACTCGTCTCCATCAAGCTGCACCTGCGCGGGGTCCGTAAGAAATCCTGCGCTCACGCTGAAATCCTCAGGGAAGCCGTGGAAACCGGCCTGACCGAACCGCCTTCCCTGCACCCGGTTGTTGATCTCTCGATCTGCATCGGATCCGGCGCCTGTGTTCGTGCCTGCCCGGAAAAGGCCCTCGGGGTCATCAACGGCAAAGGGACTCTGATTAACCCCTCACATTGCATAGGACACGGCGCCTGTGCGCCATCCTGCCCGGTCGGTGCCATCAAATTAGTCTTCGGCACGGCTAAACGCGGCATGGACATCCCCCAGGTCACCCCCGAATTCGAAACCAATGTACCCGGCATCTTCATCGCCGGGGAACTCGGCGGCATGGGGCTGATCCGCAACGCCATCAAGCAAGGCACCCAGGCCGTGGGCACCATCGTCAAACGACCCCGCAGCAATGCCGAATTCGATCTCGTCATCATCGGTGCCGGACCGGCCGGCATTTCCGCCTCCCTGGCCGCAAAAGAGGCGGGATTGCGCTACGTGACCGTCGAACAGGAAGACTCCCTGGGCGGAACAACCTACCACTACCCGCGCAACAAGCTGGTGATGACAGCACCGATGAAACTGCCGCTGGTGGGCGAAATCAAGGTGCGCGAAGTCAGCAAGGAAGAATTGATGGAGATCTGGCGGGGCGTGCTCGACAAGGCCCAACCCAACGTCCGCTTCAGCGAACGCATGGAAGAGATCATCCAGGAAGACGACGGATTCACGGTCAGGACCAGCAAGGACCGGTACCGGACCGGCAACATCCTGCTCGCCATCGGTCGCCGCGGCACCCCGCGCAAGCTGGGCGCAGAGGGCGAGGACCAGCCCAAGGTGGTTTATCGCCTGATCGAAGCAGATCAGTATCGCGGACAACATGTGCTGGTTGTCGGAGGCGGCGACAGCGCCCTGGAAGCCGCGCTCGACATCAGCGCAGAACCGGACACTACAGTCACCCTGTGCTACCGTGGCAAAGCGTTCGACCGCGTCAAACCGAAAAACCGGGCGCGACTGGAAGAGGCGGTCGCCGGCCAGCGCATCCAGCAGATCATGGAAACCACCGTGAAAAAAATCGAGGCCGATAAGGTCATCCTGGCCAAGGGCGACGAGGCGATCGAACTGCCCAACGATGCAATTATCGTCTGCGCGGGGGGGGAATTGCCGACACCGATGCTGAAGAAAATCGGCATCCAGGTGGATGCACGCTACGGAACCTGA
- a CDS encoding NUDIX hydrolase, which produces MNYCSHCGAKVELRIPPGEHLPRHMCGNCGAIHYENPKMVVGAIPEWEDKILLCRRAIEPRHGFWTLPAGFMENNETTTQAAARETAEEAHARVEIAALYALYNIPHISQVHLFFRSRLLDLDFRPGSESLEVALFSEADIPWDNLAFSSVRNTLKHYFEDRRRGVFELHVGDITLPLDKKRAPEAPLNSGLAPEGG; this is translated from the coding sequence ATGAATTATTGCAGCCATTGCGGCGCCAAAGTGGAGCTGAGAATTCCACCCGGAGAGCATCTGCCGCGCCACATGTGCGGCAACTGCGGCGCCATCCATTACGAGAATCCGAAAATGGTCGTCGGCGCGATCCCCGAATGGGAGGACAAGATTCTGTTGTGTCGTCGTGCCATCGAACCGCGTCATGGGTTCTGGACCCTGCCGGCAGGCTTCATGGAAAACAACGAAACCACGACTCAAGCCGCAGCGCGCGAAACGGCGGAGGAGGCGCACGCCCGTGTGGAAATCGCCGCGCTCTATGCGCTCTACAACATCCCGCACATCAGCCAGGTGCATCTGTTCTTTCGCAGTCGCCTGCTCGACCTCGACTTCAGGCCGGGCAGCGAGAGCCTGGAAGTCGCACTCTTCAGCGAAGCGGACATCCCCTGGGATAACCTGGCCTTTTCCAGCGTCCGCAACACCCTGAAACATTACTTCGAAGATCGGCGTCGCGGTGTTTTCGAGCTGCACGTCGGCGACATCACCTTGCCGCTGGATAAAAAAAGGGCGCCCGAGGCGCCCCTTAACTCCGGACTAGCACCTGAGGGTGGCTAA
- a CDS encoding STAS-like domain-containing protein → MNTMRSNISLNQYARGHLVGARATASPLREEVEIALAQGFEVAFDFSGVEATQSFIDELVGVLILRHGPDILGRLIFKSCSEDVQAIIEFVATDRCDQYIKSHSH, encoded by the coding sequence ATGAATACCATGCGTTCCAATATTTCCTTGAATCAATACGCTCGCGGCCACCTGGTCGGCGCGCGCGCCACCGCCTCTCCATTGCGGGAAGAGGTGGAGATCGCGTTGGCACAAGGATTCGAGGTGGCTTTTGATTTCTCAGGTGTTGAGGCGACCCAGTCCTTCATCGATGAACTGGTCGGGGTGCTGATTCTTCGCCATGGCCCCGATATCCTTGGCCGCTTGATTTTCAAGTCCTGCTCGGAAGATGTGCAGGCAATCATTGAGTTCGTCGCAACCGACCGCTGCGACCAATACATCAAATCTCATTCTCACTGA
- a CDS encoding surface-adhesin E family protein translates to MNWQDMLILKRCMKTSLRSVLMVAFLIFPPGAEAAVWSSIVSNEQMRAEIDIASLLRQGNIVTAWDREVYAALEQARPGDFYFKSAKSLMRYNCSGRTADLLMKVYYAEDGSEITTITASYYGKPNYVIPDTEGEKKFEHACQYKKPEEKKLVTVTRKKSEKSKETDKTAAMSAKEVTSGDKAKPAAPENPVKPPPRSLPILKPSGTLPKPAGDSGKG, encoded by the coding sequence ATGAATTGGCAGGATATGCTCATATTGAAGAGATGCATGAAAACATCATTGCGATCTGTGCTGATGGTAGCGTTTTTGATATTCCCGCCTGGAGCCGAGGCGGCTGTGTGGTCGTCGATCGTATCCAATGAACAAATGCGTGCCGAGATCGATATTGCAAGTTTGCTGCGTCAGGGAAACATCGTGACGGCTTGGGACAGGGAAGTTTACGCTGCGCTGGAGCAGGCGCGGCCAGGCGATTTCTACTTCAAGTCGGCAAAGTCCCTGATGCGCTACAATTGCAGCGGCCGCACCGCAGATTTGCTGATGAAGGTGTATTACGCTGAGGATGGTAGCGAGATTACAACTATTACTGCCAGTTACTACGGCAAGCCGAATTACGTGATTCCCGATACTGAAGGCGAAAAAAAATTCGAGCACGCCTGCCAGTATAAAAAGCCAGAGGAAAAGAAGCTTGTCACCGTAACCAGGAAGAAGAGCGAAAAATCGAAAGAGACCGATAAAACCGCCGCCATGTCGGCCAAGGAAGTTACATCTGGCGACAAGGCTAAACCCGCAGCGCCAGAAAATCCTGTCAAACCTCCTCCACGGTCCTTGCCAATTCTCAAGCCATCTGGAACCTTGCCCAAACCGGCTGGGGATTCCGGTAAAGGATAG
- a CDS encoding cytochrome c3 family protein yields the protein MLLRFIFTSLLFLLASYAGVASADLYEKALMPGEVIQGHAKYELECNKCHLRFDKGAQVRLCMDCHKDIAADVTAKMHLHGSLEDHACRNCHTEHKGRNARLAAIDKNKFDHSRTGFRLNGAHKDIQLKCESCHKPKAKFRDASRLCNDCHKKDDQEKGHKGKLGTKCESCHNDKNWKEAKFDHEKTKFSLLGGKHAEVECKACHADKTYQQTPLTCNGCHKKDDQEKGHKGRYGSKCESCHNDKGWKELIFNHDRDTHYALKGKHQQAKCNTCHLPEKGALYQQQKLPTKCIACHKKDEQEKGHRGGLGEKCESCHNERGWKNSNFDHDNTHFVLRDKHKDAKCDTCHKGGVSGPNAKLKVDKECVACHRKNDDDKGHKGRYGPKCETCHTAKDWKSSTFNHDRETKYPLKGKHVETKCDACHTPEKGPVYNKTRLANQCIACHRKDDKHKGQLGNKCESCHNEKRWQDAPYDHNKSRFPLTGSHARAECKKCHQTPAFHDAPSACNACHEKEDKHKGRFGIKCEACHYTGTWKSWDFDHGTTRFALDGGHTKVACYDCHKEPTGSQSKTSRACVSCHLKDDVHDGGFSGQCERCHVTSNWKKVRR from the coding sequence ATGTTGTTGCGGTTCATCTTTACTAGCCTGTTGTTCTTGCTGGCCAGCTATGCTGGCGTTGCCTCCGCTGACCTTTACGAAAAGGCGTTGATGCCGGGCGAGGTGATCCAGGGGCATGCCAAATACGAATTGGAGTGCAACAAATGCCACTTGCGCTTCGATAAGGGGGCGCAGGTACGGCTGTGCATGGACTGCCACAAGGATATTGCCGCTGACGTCACCGCCAAGATGCACCTGCATGGCAGCCTTGAAGACCATGCCTGTCGTAACTGCCACACCGAACATAAAGGGCGTAATGCCCGATTGGCGGCGATCGACAAGAACAAATTCGACCATAGCCGAACCGGCTTCCGGCTCAACGGCGCTCACAAGGACATCCAGTTAAAATGTGAAAGTTGCCACAAGCCGAAGGCCAAGTTTCGGGATGCTTCCAGGCTGTGCAACGATTGCCACAAGAAGGACGATCAGGAAAAAGGACACAAGGGTAAGTTGGGCACGAAGTGCGAGAGTTGCCACAACGACAAGAACTGGAAAGAGGCAAAATTCGACCACGAGAAAACTAAGTTTTCGCTACTGGGCGGGAAACATGCCGAGGTCGAGTGCAAGGCGTGCCACGCTGACAAGACTTATCAGCAGACACCACTGACCTGCAATGGCTGCCACAAAAAGGATGACCAGGAAAAAGGTCACAAGGGCCGCTACGGGTCGAAGTGCGAATCCTGCCACAACGACAAGGGGTGGAAGGAACTCATTTTCAATCACGACCGGGACACCCATTACGCATTGAAGGGCAAGCACCAGCAGGCCAAATGCAACACTTGCCACTTGCCGGAAAAAGGCGCGCTTTACCAGCAGCAGAAGCTGCCGACCAAGTGCATTGCCTGCCACAAGAAGGACGAACAGGAAAAAGGGCATCGCGGCGGCCTGGGCGAGAAATGCGAGTCCTGCCATAACGAGCGCGGCTGGAAGAATTCAAACTTCGATCATGACAATACGCATTTTGTGCTGCGCGACAAACACAAGGATGCCAAGTGCGACACCTGCCACAAGGGCGGCGTTTCCGGCCCGAATGCCAAGCTGAAGGTGGATAAGGAATGCGTGGCTTGTCATCGCAAGAACGACGACGACAAAGGCCACAAGGGCCGCTATGGTCCGAAATGCGAGACTTGTCATACGGCCAAGGACTGGAAGAGCAGTACCTTCAATCATGATCGTGAAACAAAGTATCCCCTCAAGGGCAAACACGTCGAGACCAAGTGCGATGCTTGTCATACGCCCGAGAAGGGGCCGGTTTATAACAAGACCAGGCTGGCGAACCAGTGCATTGCCTGTCACCGCAAGGATGACAAGCACAAGGGCCAGCTAGGCAACAAGTGCGAAAGCTGCCACAACGAGAAGCGCTGGCAGGATGCCCCTTACGACCACAACAAGTCGCGCTTCCCGCTGACCGGCAGCCACGCCAGGGCGGAGTGCAAAAAGTGTCATCAGACCCCCGCATTCCACGATGCGCCGTCAGCCTGCAATGCCTGTCACGAGAAAGAAGACAAGCACAAAGGCCGCTTCGGCATCAAGTGCGAGGCTTGCCATTACACCGGCACCTGGAAATCCTGGGATTTCGATCATGGAACCACGCGTTTTGCGCTGGATGGCGGGCACACCAAAGTAGCCTGCTACGACTGCCACAAGGAGCCCACAGGCAGCCAGAGCAAGACGAGCAGGGCCTGTGTCAGTTGCCACCTCAAGGATGATGTGCATGATGGCGGCTTCAGCGGTCAATGCGAGCGCTGCCATGTGACGAGCAACTGGAAAAAAGTACGGAGGTAG
- a CDS encoding toll/interleukin-1 receptor domain-containing protein, with translation MPDVFISHAKADLPFAEFLHRHMSQEGLSVYLASMSIQPGEQWMPAIMDNLRASTWVLCLASRAASESKWVMQEMGVAIGANKKLVPIVWDQPPESLPGWMRQYQAVNLGGVSQQEAKAAIGRIAETIKAEKQKGLFILGLLVAGIALFGK, from the coding sequence ATGCCGGATGTTTTTATTTCCCACGCAAAGGCAGACCTCCCGTTCGCGGAGTTCCTGCACCGCCATATGTCACAGGAAGGGTTGAGCGTGTATCTTGCCTCAATGTCGATACAGCCGGGTGAGCAGTGGATGCCTGCAATTATGGATAATCTGCGAGCGTCAACCTGGGTGTTGTGCCTTGCCAGCCGTGCCGCGAGCGAGTCAAAGTGGGTCATGCAGGAGATGGGAGTAGCTATTGGTGCTAACAAGAAACTGGTGCCCATTGTATGGGATCAGCCGCCCGAGTCGTTACCGGGCTGGATGCGCCAATATCAGGCAGTCAATCTTGGCGGTGTGAGCCAGCAGGAAGCCAAGGCTGCCATAGGACGAATTGCCGAGACCATCAAGGCGGAGAAGCAAAAGGGGCTGTTCATTCTGGGCCTGTTGGTCGCCGGTATTGCCTTGTTTGGGAAGTAA
- a CDS encoding ATP-binding protein, whose protein sequence is MPEPVCLPAYLSARSASESIAACGGLISAIGDANVDARRLRFADPFGLALLGATFHMVRQQGRAVRVCGLSAEMSGYLERMDVFEGVELVDCVPRQNQRQNRGDALVELTRLDSQRGVDDAAFRLAHAVVGHIPGIDPNEPPDEMSGFTAFDRLVEPIQYALSELLENAMTHARRHGYANACVWVACQYYPKNDMIRLGVVDNGCGLLATLRCHPELRHERHLDAILTALKPRISCNRDLRLNSDSVNQGVGLTTTCRIAEHAGGHLVIVSGNAIHDTSGRSGLLADGATWQGVAIAIECRRDLLPTIRFRELLPPLDAQLAVRLRFE, encoded by the coding sequence ATGCCCGAACCTGTTTGCCTCCCCGCTTATCTGTCGGCACGCTCCGCAAGCGAGTCAATCGCTGCCTGTGGCGGCCTCATTTCTGCTATTGGGGATGCCAACGTAGATGCCCGCCGCTTGCGTTTCGCCGACCCTTTCGGCTTGGCCTTGCTGGGTGCGACTTTCCACATGGTTCGGCAACAAGGCCGAGCTGTCCGTGTTTGCGGGCTCAGTGCGGAAATGAGCGGTTATCTTGAACGCATGGATGTCTTCGAGGGTGTGGAGTTGGTTGATTGCGTGCCACGGCAAAATCAACGGCAGAATCGGGGCGATGCCCTGGTAGAGCTGACAAGGCTCGATTCCCAGCGTGGTGTGGATGATGCCGCCTTCCGTTTGGCACATGCCGTGGTCGGCCATATTCCCGGCATCGATCCCAACGAGCCTCCGGACGAGATGTCAGGTTTTACGGCATTTGATCGGCTGGTCGAGCCGATCCAGTATGCGCTGAGCGAGTTGCTGGAAAACGCCATGACGCACGCCAGGAGGCATGGTTACGCGAATGCCTGTGTTTGGGTGGCATGCCAGTATTATCCGAAAAACGACATGATCCGGCTGGGGGTGGTAGACAATGGCTGCGGTTTGCTGGCCACGCTGCGCTGCCATCCAGAACTCCGGCACGAGCGCCATCTTGATGCCATCCTGACGGCTCTCAAGCCGCGCATCAGTTGCAACCGCGATCTGCGTTTGAACAGCGATTCCGTCAATCAGGGGGTGGGATTGACGACGACTTGCCGAATCGCCGAACATGCAGGCGGCCACTTGGTCATCGTGAGCGGAAATGCGATTCACGACACATCGGGGAGAAGCGGACTGCTGGCAGACGGAGCCACCTGGCAGGGAGTGGCGATAGCCATTGAGTGTCGACGTGATCTCTTGCCGACCATCCGTTTCCGTGAACTATTGCCACCTCTGGATGCCCAACTGGCTGTCCGGCTGAGGTTCGAGTAG